A genomic region of Hydrogenobacter sp. contains the following coding sequences:
- the hisC gene encoding histidinol-phosphate transaminase, protein MISDRIKKLSPYKTETTRAKVRLSSNELPLLLPEDVRKRIGEEVSKIPLNRYPDPKADELREIIAQHLGVKKENLVLGNGSDELIYYLSIAVGEFDRGVFYPIPTFPMYEISARLLGRSRVEVALSEDKDIDLEASIRSIRRFSPILAFISYPNNPTANCFSREKIEKIRQEGLFTVIDEAYFHFSKKTFLKDASSREDTVVLRTLSKIGMAGLRIGILVAKEDIAHEINKMRLPFNITYPSQVIARLMLTEFYHLVENCVSMVIRERERILVELSKIEGIEPYPSDANFILFRSHIDADTLHKELLRRGVLVRNVSHLPTLENCLRVSVGLPEENDAFLEALEDAIRSFI, encoded by the coding sequence GAGCTTCCTCTCCTTTTGCCTGAAGATGTACGTAAGCGGATAGGGGAAGAGGTATCAAAGATACCATTAAACAGGTATCCGGACCCAAAAGCGGATGAGCTTAGGGAAATAATAGCTCAACACTTGGGTGTTAAAAAGGAAAATCTGGTTTTGGGCAACGGCTCTGATGAACTCATATACTACCTAAGCATAGCTGTAGGTGAGTTTGATCGCGGGGTTTTTTATCCCATCCCAACCTTCCCCATGTATGAGATATCAGCAAGGCTACTGGGCAGAAGTAGGGTGGAGGTGGCGTTGAGTGAGGATAAGGATATAGATTTAGAGGCTTCAATAAGATCCATTCGGCGTTTTTCTCCTATCCTTGCTTTCATATCATATCCCAACAATCCTACAGCCAACTGCTTTAGTCGGGAGAAGATAGAGAAAATAAGACAAGAAGGTCTTTTCACTGTAATTGATGAGGCTTACTTCCACTTCTCAAAGAAAACCTTCCTAAAGGATGCAAGTAGCAGGGAGGATACTGTGGTTTTGAGAACCCTCTCAAAGATAGGTATGGCTGGGCTGAGGATAGGTATTCTTGTCGCAAAGGAAGATATAGCGCATGAGATAAACAAAATGAGACTACCTTTTAACATCACCTATCCCTCTCAGGTGATCGCACGCTTGATGCTTACCGAATTTTACCACCTTGTGGAAAATTGTGTCAGCATGGTAATAAGGGAAAGGGAAAGGATCTTGGTTGAACTTTCTAAAATAGAAGGCATAGAACCCTACCCTTCGGACGCCAACTTTATACTTTTTAGGTCACATATAGACGCAGATACCCTTCATAAGGAACTTTTAAGGAGAGGGGTACTTGTGAGGAATGTATCCCATTTACCTACCTTAGAAAACTGTTTGAGAGTAAGCGTGGGGCTTCCAGAAGAGAACGATGCCTTTCTTGAAGCTCTTGAAGATGCAATAAGGAGCTTTATTTGA
- a CDS encoding heavy metal-associated domain-containing protein, whose product MNKVIVSMLVIVGLSLADKLYFLDVYGTDCEMCPVAVRKGLLMLKGIKDIKVSDIDFEKNMTKFIILSDNKLTPEEILKNVEETGKIVGKPYRGKITGVKDVK is encoded by the coding sequence ATGAATAAAGTGATCGTCAGTATGCTGGTCATTGTGGGACTTTCCCTTGCGGATAAACTTTACTTTCTTGATGTTTACGGTACAGACTGCGAAATGTGTCCAGTAGCTGTCAGAAAGGGACTTTTGATGTTGAAAGGAATAAAAGATATAAAGGTAAGCGACATAGATTTTGAGAAGAACATGACTAAATTCATAATACTTTCCGATAACAAGCTCACGCCAGAAGAGATACTCAAGAACGTGGAGGAAACCGGTAAGATCGTAGGTAAACCATACAGAGGAAAGATCACTGGCGTTAAAGATGTCAAATAA